The Pirellulaceae bacterium genomic sequence GGTGGCGAAGAGTTTTGTGTGATCCTGACGGAGATGTCGGCCGAAGCTGCCCTCGAAATTGCCGAGGGAGTGCGACGAGCCATTCAGCACAATTTAGCTGAGCCGTATCGCGTCACCTCAAGTTTTGGAGTCTCCAGTTGTCGGCTCGGTGCACCTACACCTCACATCATGATGGAGCAGTCCGACCAGGCTTTGTACGCCGCCAAACAAGGTGGACGTAATCAAGTCAAGCTGTGGAGTCCAGAAATGGCCGATGACGCTCAGCCTGACGCGCCTAAGGCTCCCATCATCAATGTGCCGCTGACGAACCAGCCAATCTCCTATCAGGCCATTGCCTCATTGCACACAGCCTTGGCCTATCGTGATGCGGACACAGCCCTTCACAGCCAACGGGTTTCGGAGTTGAGTGTTGCGCTTGGCCGAGGTCTAATGCCAGTGAACGAATTGTACATCTTGGAAATCGCAGGTTTATTGCATGACATCGGCAAAATCGGAGTTCCAGATTCAATACTGCTCAAGCCCAGTCGTCTGGATGCGGACGAGTGGAAAGTCATGGAGGCTCACGCTCAAATCGGTGTCGAGATCCTGGGTTCCGCCTTCCAGTGCAAGCCATTGGTGGACATCATTCGTTACCATCATGTGCGGTATGATGGTATCGGGACACCACCGGGCGGGCCGGTTGGTCAAGATATACCGCTGGGCGCCAGAATTATCTCCATCGCCGACGCCTACGATGCCATGGTTTCCAATCGTGTCTACCGCAAGGGGCAACTTCCTCAAGAGGCCTTTGCAGAACTTACGCGCTGCGCTGGCTCTCAGTTCGATCCAATGTTAGTCGAACGGTTCGTCTCCATGCAGGTTGGGTGGAGACCGGACAGCCGTTATGGAAACTTCGATGTTCAGGACAGCCAGGCCATCACGATTGGCCACCTGACGGAACGAACCATTTCGGCCTACGAAGCTCGCGATGTCAAAACCTTGGCCGAATCTTTGGATCGACTGCGCACCGTTGGGCGACAATTGGACATGCCCGCCATCACCCACCTAGCGCTAGAACTCAGCAAGTCTATCGCCGGCCGTGACGTTGATTGGGACATCGTCGTTCCAGTTTTACAAGACTTAGTCGAAATGTGCTTGATGATTCAAAGAGCCCACGTCCGAGAGGTGGCTTCCCGACCACACACAACACTCAATTGTCCTCAACGCGACTTCTACTACCATGCACTCCAGTGGGACGCCGAGGTGCTGAACAATAGCAGTCATGCCGGTTCTACCAGTGCCTCACTTCCAAAGCCTAGCGCGTAATCGGTCTGGCCAGCGTGCGGATGCGGCACAGATACGAGTCGACGGTGAGATATAGCCAGCCGTCAGGATTGAGTGTGCAATTGCTGGTGCGTTGCTCTGTTACCAGCCGACCAACGAGCTGGCCCTTGGGACTGATGACGTATATGCCGCCAGGTCCGCTAGCCCACAAATAGCCTTGACTGTCGGCCTCCAGTCCATCGGGCAGCCCGGGTTCTTTGCCGACGCGGTCGGTAACGTTGAGCAGTTCTTTCGAGTCTCCCAGCGTGCCATCGGGGCGGACTTCGAATCGCGTCCAATTGGCCTGCTGGGGATTCGATTGCGCTACATACAGAAACTTCTCGTCTGGAGAGAGCGCAATGCCGTTGGGACGTGCGATGCTGGGGGTCAGCAATGTCAACTCGCCATTGGGCTTGAGCCGATACACTCCGCAGAAGTCCAACTCACGGCGTGAATCTGCGAACTGTTCTGGCAGGCCATAGGGCGGGTCGGTGAAGTAGATGTCACCGTTCTTCATCAGCACCGCATCATTGGGACTATTGAGCCGCCGGCCTTGATAGCGGTCGGCCAATGTCATTTTGCCTCCGTTGTCAGTCAGGACACTGACGCGCCGATCTCCGTGCTCGCACATGCACAAGCGACCCTGGCCATCTAGAAACAAACCGTTGCTGCCGGGCTCAAGCCCATAGTACGTGACTCCCGTAAAGCCCGATGGCGTCATGAATACGCTGACTTCACGACCAGCCGGCGCTCCGGGCTGATACTTGTAAATCGTATTGCGGGGGATATCGGAAAACAACAGATGCCCATTGGAGTCGCCAATCCAGACCGGGCCCTCGGTCCAGGTAAACCCGCGGGCTAGCACTTCAATCTTAGCATCTGGAGCTACCAAACGATCAAACTCTGGCGTTAATCGCTCCAGCCTGCCCAGCGTTTGCTGTGCGCGAGCCTGAGGACATAACAAAATAATCGCCAACGAACACCAGATGCGATTCATGAGGTGACTCCCAGAGTATTGACGTCGACCAAGCCCCTTGCACTGTTTGCGAATTCAGCCACTAGCCGCCCAGCACACGGCTCGATAAACGATTCGACATTGAATCAAAGAAAAAAGAAAGTAGGGCTGACAGGAGTCGAACCTGCACACCTTGCGGTACTAGAACCTAAATCTAGCGCGTCTGCCAGTTTCGCCACAGCCCCAAAAATTTCTTCCGTTCGAGATTCTTCAGGTAGCAGTTTGGATATTCTAATCCACGGATGCTTCATCCACGCTCTGGCAAGCGTAGCTACTAGTCCAGTAGTGCGTCCACGCTCTGTCGAGCGTAGCTACGTTGGCTAATTTGCCGACGGCACTACCCACACCTTCAAGTCCGCTTCAATTTCATGATGCAAGTGAATCTTGACGGTGTACAAGCCCAGTTCCTTGAGTGGTCCCTGCAGTCGAATTTGGTCGTCGGTGATAACCAAATCCAACGCTCGCAGCGCGGCAACAATTTCCACAGCTCCAACGCTGCCATACAAATGGCCTTCGTCATTTGCATTGGCCTCGATGGTTACTGACTGTTGAGCAATTCGATCGGCCAGCGACTGCAATCTGCCCAGTCGCGCCCTTTCGATCTCCTTCAACTTGGCCTTGTGCTTCTCAACCATCCGCTTGTGATGCTCGGTCGCCACAATGGCCAAGCCTTGAGGCAGCAGATAGTTGTTGGCAAAGCCCGGCCGAACCTGGACCACTTCACCTTGACGTCCAACATGGTCGACATTGTGTACTAACAGCAATTCAATGCCGCCATGATCGCCTTTGGGTAAACGCTTAAACGCTTGTCGTCGGGCTCGCAGATTCGCAGAAGACATAATTCAAGACTCGCTGTGTCTAATCTAACTTAAAACTGATGTTTACCAAATTCGCTGCCGTGTGTTGTGTTGCCGGATGGGACATCCGTCCATCCATACACAATCGTTACTTGACTACGGCCTAAAACGGAATGTCATCAACCACCGGTTCTGGCTCGTGAACTGCCGAGCCGGGGCCAAAATCGTCGCGATGCGACTGCTGTTGCATGGGAGCCGATCGCGATTCACCACCGGACTGCCTGGCACCTAACATCTGCATGCGCTCGCAGACGACTCGCAGCTTATAATGTTTCTGGCCATCCTTTTCCCAAGTATCCAGCTTCAAGCGGCCTTCAATGAACACCGCAGAGCCCTTGCTCAGGTACTCGCCAGCGACTTCGGCGGTCTTTCCCCAAAATGTCACATCGACAAACGTTGTTTCATCGACCCACTCCCCAGCTTGATTCTTACGACGATCGTTGACAGCCAAACCAACTTCCGTGACGGCCGTTCCTGAAGGCGTATACCGAAGCTGTATATCGCGGGTTAAATTGCCCATCAATATGACGCGATTGTAACTGGCCATGGTTATCCTCCTGTCAATGGGACTGGATAAACGAGCTTAAACTTCACCGTCTTCGTCATCGACGCTACTTTGGGCCAGGATTTCCTCATTCAGAGCCGCACCCACCGGCGCGTCGGACTTGCCCAACGTGTGGGCGACCAATGTCTCTACTAACCTCGGATCGACCTTGATTACCAAGTGCCGAAGGATATTCTCATCCAACTTGCACAGGCGATTGAAGGCGGTGACCTTGGAGGTTTCCATGTTGAAATAGGAAATCCAATACGTGCCCTTGCCATGTCCTTCAACGGGATAAGCCAATTTGCGCTCTTCCCACAGACGGCTGGCAAGAATCTCACCACCTAAGTCTTCAATCGACTTGTGCAGCTTGGCGGCCACGCCACCCGGGTCGCGATTGAATTTGTTGCTGTCAAACAAAAAGAAACAGTCGTAGCACTGAGTAGTCAACTTGGTGAACTCCCAATCAATTCAAACTAAATGGTCGAATGTTTACGGTTGGTGTTTGCCGGAACGAATCGTCTTGCGACCTCAATCGTCCTCAGCTATTAAAATGGTTCATGCAGTACTGCAAATCGTGTTGGCACCAAGCTTCGATGGCCGAACAGGCTCGCTCAACGCTGTGGGCAATCACCGGTCGCTCATCGTCGCGAAATCGACTGAGCACATAATCAGCGCCATCCCAGTGGTCGGGAACAGCCCCAATACCGATCCTCAGCCGAGGTATTTGTAGACTTCCAAGCTGCTGGAGGATGTCTGCCAACCCCTTCTGCCCACCGGCAGACCCTTGAGGTCGAACTCGAACCTTTCCTACCGGAAGACTCAAGTCGTCGCAAATAACCAACAAGTCGCTGTGAATGTCCGTCTTGTAAAATTGTGCAAATCGGCGCACGCACCGACCGCTGTGATTCATGTAAGTCTGAGGCCATACCAATAGTAGTTTGTCTGACCCCAGAGCAATCGAACTCGTCTTACCATCTCCATTGACACGCGGTGGAGGGGCAGCCAGCTTGCGGCACAGCGCGTCTAGCACATCAAAGCCAATATTGTGGCGTGTCCCCACGTACTTGGCTCCTGGATTACCCAGGCCTACCACCAATTTCTGCGTTAGCGTCATTCTCCCTTAATTCACCAGCCACAGCAAGTAATCGCATTCAGCCACTGCATTGCGTTCGACTAAGTCACTGTGCACGATTAAGTCACAGCAGCCGAAGCCGCTACTTGGCCTCTGCCTCTTTGCCCTTTTCCGCCTTTTCCTTGCGGATCAGCTCAGGCTCAACCGCACCTGCCGCAGCCAGGTCATCCGCATTTTCACTTGGCTTGACGATTTGCACCACGACGCGCGAGCTGCCGGTAACCATGCTGGCTCCCTCAGGCAGTGTAACCTCGCCTGCGTGAATCGACTTGCCCAGATGCAATCCGCTAACACTGACCGTAATAAACTCAGGGATATTGGCCGCTGGGCAGCGGATAGTTAACTCGTGTGTCTGGAACACCAATTGTCCACCTTCGCCTATGCCAGGAGCCTCCCCGTGCAGGTGTACAGGCAACGTGACCTCGACCGCTTCGGTCGCTGAAACTCGGTGAAGATCCACGTGCACAACGCTGGTGCCGTAGGTGTCCCACTGAACCTGTCGCAGTACCGCCATGTCAGCGATATCTCCGGTCAGTGTCAAAAGCTTTGTACCATGCTTGATCACGCCCTGAAGCGCATCTGCGCGAACGGATAGATTGACATTTTCTTCCCCGTGGCCGTACAAAATCGCAGGAACTTGGCCTTGGGCGCGCAATCGCTTGGATGCGTTGGAACCAATCGCAGTACGCTTGGCAACGGTAATTGTTTCGCTACTCATCGACTTACTCAGAAATTGTCAGTTAAAAACGGCTATTCGACGTCAAAACGGTCCTTGGGCGCGGCCACATGCCGTCGACCAACGGCACAGCCGTCGGCCAGGCACATGCCAGCGAACCGTCAGTATCCCAAATCGCCAGACTCTTTCAAGTGCAAACAATGATCCCACATCCCGTCCTGGTTCTCCTGGCCAGGTTCCCTTGCTCAGAATGCAGCAGTCAATTATTTTTGCTGCTACTTCCAATCCACTTTTCCCATCCAGGCCAATATTATGGCGAAGTCGAAAACCAACACGCTCCAGTTCATTGAACCCATCGGCTCACGAGTCCTGGTGCTGAAGGACGAGCCCAAACGGGAGACAAAGGGGGGGATCGCCCTGCCCGACGCCGCAGAAATACCCACCATCACCGGCCGGATCGTCACCATCAGTCGCCTCGTCGAGCACGACGAAGACCTGCCTCTGCGTCAATACGACAAAATCCTGTTTCACCCCAAAAACGCCATCCCCGTGGACTTCGAGCCCGACAACCAACTCTATGTGGTACCTGTCGAGGATATCGTCGCTGTCTTTCGAAAGGACAAACCCACTAGCCAAGAATGAGTACCGCTGGTCCAAGTGTCTGATTACCTGGCAGTTATTCGATTTGGATTTTGGCCGATGCGTTCATTGCCAACGCATCATTGATTAACACAGTTGCCGTAGAATCGTACCTCTGCTTAGTACGGGCTGTATTGCTGGGAGGGTAAGCTATGCGATGGGTATTCCTAGCGTTCATGTTGGCGACGGCAAGCGACATTGCTCTCGCTCAGGATGCGACATCCGGTCCAGCAACGGCCCCTTGGGCTATCCAGCGCATTGAAGCACTTGGCGGCAAGATTACCTCCGGTGGAAACGGCCAGCCCATCACGCGACTCTACCTCGGCCAGACCGCTACGGACGATGCTGATTTGAAATGGATTGGCGATCTTGCTCAGCTAATCGAACTGAGCCTGGCAGACACCAGGATCACCGATGCCGGATTGTCGCATGTCGCTCGGCTTCAGAAACTTGAAGCACTCCATTTGGCCGACACCGCTGTATCGGATCGGGGGCTCGAAGCGATTCGGGGCCTGGTCCAGTTGCAATTGTTGGGCCTCAAGGGCACCCAAGTTACCGACGCTGGGCTCGACTACATACAAGGGTATAGCGCCCTCAGGTGGCTCGGTCTGCGCAATACCCGAATCACCGATGAGGGGCTGATTCGTCTGCAAGAACTCCGTCAATTGCCAGGGCTGTCTCTAAGTTACTGCCAAGTTACAAGTAAGGGATTGATGTATATCCAGCGGCTGGTCAAGCTGCAGCGACTTGTGCTTGATCACACGCTGGTCACGGATGATGGTCTTACCTATCTCCGGGACATGAAACAGCTCCATACGCTGGATTTAAGCCACACGCAAGTTGGGGACTCTGGGATCAAGCAGTTAGCGGAGCTGGGCCAACTGCGCATGGTCGAATTAAGTGGTACCAAGGTAACCGATTCGGGCTTGGTCCACCTGGCCAAGTTGCCTGCTCTTCGAGATGCGACTATCAACGCACCCGCTCCGATAGTTTTCGGTGCAACGCCCCCGGCAGGTTTGCCACAGCTGCCTGGGTTGGCCTTGAATGAATGTCGGGTTAGCGACGCTGGGTTAGCCCACCTACGATCCTTGCCTGGCCTCCAACGCTTGGAGTTGAGCAAAACGCAAATTACCGATGACGGCTTAAATTTCCTGCACGAATTAGCGGGGCTGCGATGGCTGGACGTCCGCGCAACTCAGGTAACCGAGCAGGGGATTTCATCACTTCAGCAGGCACTGCCACACCTGAAAATCCTCGCTCGCTAAGATTCTTGAAAACGCATGAGCAGGCCTGGCTCATCGCGGGAATCATGCATTGACTGTTGGGGCGGTCAGCCCATGAGAATACACCAGTCGCCAGCTTCCGACGACGGTAGCTCACTGGCATGCCACCGGCATCAGTGCATAAGACACATTGAGCGCCGCAATGTTACAAGCCTCCTAGTCAAGTTACATGCCCCCTAGTCAACGCCCGGGCCCAAGCAATCCAGGTTTTGTCGACGGCCACTGGATCGTCCGCTTAAGTGCCACTGTCCTGCGCTGGCGGGCGGAATAGTTCGCTAATGGATTTATGATGGTGGATGCGGCGAATGGCTTCAGCTAACAAAGGTGCCACAGAGACGACTTGCGTGCACTCGAGTTTCTTCTCGGGCGGAAGTGGAATGGAGTTGGTGATGCATAGCGACTTGATGGGAGCCGCTCGCAAACGCTCGATGGCGTTGCCGCATAAAACACCGTGAGTGGCGGCGATATGGATTTCTCGTGCCCCCGCTTTGTGTACCAATTCGGCGGCCCCGCAGATTGATCCCGCCGTGCTGATCATGTCGTCGAATATCACGCAGACTTTGCCTTCGACGGGTCCGCCAATAATATTCTTTTGAGTCGTGGCTATTGCGCTGTCGCGACGCTTGTCCACAATGGCCAGGCGGCCACCGAGCCGCTTGGAATGCCCAATCGCGCGCTTGATGCTGCCTTCGTCAGGACTCACCACTACTAAGTCTTCCGCAGCAAATCCCATCTGCTCGATGAATCCATTGAGCACCGGAGCGGCGTACAAGTGATCGACGGGAACATCAAAGAAGCCTTGAATCTGCGGAGCGTGCAAATCCATCGTCAGCACGCGATCGGCACCGGCGCGAGTGATCATGTTGGCGACTAACTTGGCCGTGATAGGCACTCGGCCTTCATCCTTGCGGTCTTGTCGGGCATAGCCATAGTAGGGGATGACCGCAGTTACCCGCGCAGCACTGGCGCGCTTGCAACTATCGATCATGATCAACAGCTCCAACAGCGTATCGTTGACCGGTGGGCAGGTGGGCTGAATCAAGAATACGTCGCGGCCGCGCACGTCATCGTTGACTTTGCAATAATTCTCCCCATCAGGGAATTTGCCTAAGGACACCGATCCCAACTGCAGGTGCAGTGCTTCACAAATGTCATGGGCCAACTGCGGGTTGGCTTGTCCACTCAGGATTTTTAACTCACGCATGTTGATAGCCCATTTCGCGCATCTTTTCCTCCACCAATTGCAGCTCGTCGATCGTGTTGATGCTCAGCGATTCGCAGGATTTCAGTACCGTGCGCGCATCAACGTTTTTGCCCGACCTCAGCAGAATTCCGGGACAATCTGTCAAGTAGTACTCGCCCTGGGAGTTTGAATTGTCCAATTGTGCCAGGGCCCACAGCAAGTCCGGTCCGTGGAACAAGTAAGTGCTCATGTTGACTTCATTGACCGCTAATTCGGCTGGAGAGGCGTCCTTGTGTTCGACAATTCCACAGAATTTTCCATCAGAATTGCGGACAATCCTTCCCAAGCCCGCGGGATCGTCTTTCAGTAGCGTTCCCAGCAAACAGGAGTACTGGCCGCTGCGGAACAGTGACAACAGCTCTCGAATGGAATCGGCCTGAATCAGTGGCGAATCGCCAGCTACGACCAGTACTGGGCCGTTGTGATTTCCCAACAGCTGGCGGCACTGATCGACTGCGTGGCCTGTGCCAAGCTGCTGCTGCTGCACTGCGAACTGTACGCCGCTCCGACCGCCCAGCTCCTGACGTACGTCGTCGGCGCGATAGCCGATGACCACAATTTGGCGACCGATGCCAGCCTGCTCCAGAGCATCCAATACCCAGTGAATCATGGGACGCTGCAAGGCGGGAAACAGCACTTTCGGCAAATCGCTCTTCATCCGCGTACCGCGGCCGGCAGCCAATACCACGGCAATAGGTTGATCATTCACAGATGGCGTACTCCTGGCCAGATAATGTCGTTGTGAGTAATGTCGTTGTGAGGCAAGCTGGCTCCACAGTATATCGCAAGGTCAAACCTTCCAAAGGGTGACGCAGCGGAAAAAGGCTGCTCTGCCCATGAGCGATCCTGGTGTCTGAATTCTGGTTCGGTGAATGGACCAGATTCGCCGAATGGTTCCATTGGTCCAATCAGTGCCACTTCACATCGCGCAAGGCGCACAACAAGCGCACATGCCCAACAAATAGCCGTAGAGATTCCAGAATTCTTTAGCCCATGGCGGAGCGCGATTGAAACGTTGCTATTACTGCGGTAGGCGATTGCCAGGGAATCCTGCGACATGCATGGGAACGGCGTAAATCCCGCGGCGAGCAGTGGCTATTAAGGTTTTACCCTGTTTGCCGCCGAACGTGCAATTGGCTGGTCGCTCGGGAAACGGAAGTGAACCGAGCAGTGTGCCGTGGGGGTCGACTACAGCGATCGAGGAGCTGTCTGGCTGGGTAACGTAGACGTTGCCCTGACGATCGACGGTAATCCCATCACCGCCGTGTGGCAACGCAATCAATTCCCGTTTCGCTCCAAGTTTACCTGGTTCCTGCACCGGATAGGCCAGCAGTTTGCGACTTCCCATCTCGGCGACGTACAACGTCGCACCGTCGGGCGACAGCGCGATTCCGTTGGGCAGGTCCAATCCTTCTGCACAGCGCCGCGCCGTGCCATCGGCAGCTACGTAATAAACCGCCATCGTACCCTGGGGTAACGATCGGGATACGAACACTGGATCGGTAAAGTAGATTCCGCCCTTTGCATCCAGAAACAAATCGTTGGGCTGGTTGAATGGATTAGCGTTGTATTGAGCCACGATGGGAGTCACGCTACCATCCCCCGAATCAATCGCGACAATCCGTCCCGTCCCACCTTGGCAAGCAATCAGTTTCCCGCTGCCGGAAATCGCCAGGCCATTGCACATGCCACTCATTTGCAGCAGCAGGTCAACTTTTCCCTCGACATCGCGGCGGTAGACCCGCTGCCCCACGATATCTGAGAAATAAAGTTCACCATCGTCACCGGCCACTGGCCCTTCAGTAAACAGAAACCCATCGGCCCATTTCTCAACCGGGCCAGTGGGCCCAACGCCAGCGATAGCCTCCCCCTCTGCGGCAATAGCTCCTCGGACAAACGACAGCCACAACAACATGGTTATGGTAGTTAATCTCATGAATTCATCCCTCGGGGACCTCGTATGGCGGCAAGTTATCAACTCAATCTTAATCATAAGAAGCCTGGGCTGCGCCCACGGCCAGCGCGCGATTAGGAGCTGCGCGGAAATAAATTACCGAACTTACTTTCAGCGGGAGTGCATTAGCACCCGGGCATTAGCACCCGGTTTTCTCAGCAACCGGACGCTATCGCGTTCCGGCTAATTAGGCAACTTATTTCCGGACGAGTCCTTAGGTTATTGTCCGTCAAGGACTTGCTCAAGGATGTCGGTATTGCAGGCTGCTAATTTCATGCGACCGACGATGCTCTCGTACTTCTTCAGCCCGCGTTCAAGCAGCGGCATAGCTTCCACAGCCTTTGCAGAAAGACTCACGTCGCACATGCCGATGGTCGACCAGCGAAAGCCATATCGCGCTGGGCTAGCTAGGCGGCTCAACAGCGCGCGCTGCTCCTGGCCAATAACCGAACCGCCTCTCCACCAAGTCATTATTTCATTATTCCAGACTACCGCATTGTTGCAAATTGACAGCTGCCTAGCGTGTCGTAAAATCTCAGCGCTGCGGCATCCGCGCTGACTTTCTGAATATCGGAGTTCTGACTCGCTAGCTGCGTATACTAATCGTTATCCGACTAAAGCACCAACCGCTTTTTCGAAATCAGATCATGGATGCCAACTTGCGAAACTCGGTCGATGAAGTACACCGTCACATCGTCGACTGCGCAAACACGATCGTCAACACATTAGTTCAGGACCACAGGCTGTCCGCCGGCACCGCGAATGAATTGATGCTGTACGCGTCGCAGTTGTACAAGCTACTTCCAGACGCCTCAAGGCCATCGTGGCTCACGACGCTGCTTCAGCAGTTCCAAGGGGAACAACTGGCAAGTAACCACAACCATAATTACTCAACCGAATTCGCCTCGTTCCTTCTTTCCAACATGCGTCATGTTGAAGCACCAATCCTATCGCCTGATGAAGCCAACTATGACTTCGACTTAGTGTTCGACGAAGTTCGGGACGCGCAGGACATCGCGGCGACATTTGACAGCCTTGTTGCAAAATTGGAGCAGATTATCGCGGCAGATTTGATCGACAGTCGTGTCGTCCAACAAGCGCTAGAACGTTTGATGGCGTTGCTCAAACGCAACAAGCACGGGTCGCTCACGTCCATTTTGGTATCTTTGCATTACGGCCGATTTGCACTCAAGGCGTTTGGAGGGGCTCTGGCAGCAAACAAGTATCTAAAACCAATGGTGGAGGCATTCAAAGAAGAGTTTGCCATCGCCGAAAGTAAGGTGCAGGCGGCCGAAGCAACGCTTAAAGAAGAAGCTATCCGCCGGTTGACCAACGAAGATCGGTTAATGGCATACATCGAACAAAGCGGAGGGGACACTACCGTAATTGCTGGCTATCTTGGTCACGACGATTCAGGCGCCGACGACGCGGAGTAACTCCAACTGAACATCGTCGGATAACAAAGGCATGAACGCGGAGCCGCCGACAGCGCGTTTTCCAATGGAGCATCAACCGCGGCGGCCCGGTTATGCCAGCCGTTATGCCCAAAACATGAAAAGCGTTTTCATGTGCGTTTCGTTTCAACTCGAAGGAGAGCTTCATGATGTTCCGCTGTAACACGATTCTTTTTCTCTCGGCAACAGTAATTGCCTCGTTACTCTACTGTGATTCTGCTGACGCGCAGATACTCCGGTGCCGCCGCGCAGCGTCGGCCTGCTGCCCATCGCAACCTACCACGGGATGCACAAACGCATGTCACACGCATTCGTACCCAATGGCAACAGACCATACGCATGGTTGCTCGCCTTGCGGTTCACCGTGTGCGACGCCGGTGCGTTACAGCTGCCACTGTCATG encodes the following:
- a CDS encoding SMP-30/gluconolactonase/LRE family protein, producing MRLTTITMLLWLSFVRGAIAAEGEAIAGVGPTGPVEKWADGFLFTEGPVAGDDGELYFSDIVGQRVYRRDVEGKVDLLLQMSGMCNGLAISGSGKLIACQGGTGRIVAIDSGDGSVTPIVAQYNANPFNQPNDLFLDAKGGIYFTDPVFVSRSLPQGTMAVYYVAADGTARRCAEGLDLPNGIALSPDGATLYVAEMGSRKLLAYPVQEPGKLGAKRELIALPHGGDGITVDRQGNVYVTQPDSSSIAVVDPHGTLLGSLPFPERPANCTFGGKQGKTLIATARRGIYAVPMHVAGFPGNRLPQ